One segment of Manihot esculenta cultivar AM560-2 chromosome 4, M.esculenta_v8, whole genome shotgun sequence DNA contains the following:
- the LOC110607433 gene encoding uncharacterized protein LOC110607433 — MWMLFELAGYNLVFCSQCVTSSSCSGPNLLPFSTGKMTTNKGKETEKISLRSQTNIIKTNPATAKLITSGPSIQRPLYISSTSIINRPLSPISSALVTQPSYSRPRSPRPNFSPNFTSLNRYSPLQSPMGSIRPITPSTFKQIVSQASSSSQSPQVSQEPSEYKYKPIEDYIITIEPEYWAKNPNLNTYQLCESIFPKTHFYIPDNFNKSQQYYEAILIQTNSILMQNNHDPQYPTKIRYCKVRLLKVWTLAEWGQEPHQTK; from the exons ATGTGGATGTTGTTTGAGCTAGCTGGCTATAATCTCGTCTTTTGTAGCCAATGTGttacttcttcttcttgttctgGGCCAAATCTGCTTCCCTTCTCAACAG GGAAAATGACGACCAACAAAGGAAAAGAGACAGAAAAGATTTCATTAAGGTCCCAGacaaatatcataaaaacaaaTCCGGCAACTGCAAAATTAATTACTTCTGGACCATCCATTCAAAGACCATTGTATATTAGTAGTACTAGCATAATAAATAGACCATTGTCCCCAATTTCTAGTGCACTAGTAACACAACCAAGTTATTCTAGACCGAGATCACCCAGACCCAATTTCTCTCCAAATTTTACTTCACTAAATAGATATAGTCCATTGCAATCTCCAATGGGATCAATTAGGCCTATTACACCATCCACCTTTAAACAGATTGTTTCACAGGCTTCATCCTCCAGCCAAAGCCCACAAGTTTCACAAGAACCAtcagaatataaatataagccTATTGAAGACTATATCATCACAATAGAACCTGAATATTGGGCAAAAAATCCAAATCTTAATACTTACCAGCTCTGTGAGTCAATTTTTCCCAAAACACATTTTTATATTCCTGACAATTTTAACAAATCCCAACAATACTATGAAGCCATTCTTATCCAGACAAACTCTATACTCATGCAAAATAATCATGATCCTCAATATCCAACCAAAATTAGATATTGTAAAGTCCGCCTCTTGAAGGTATGGACTCTGGCAGAGTGGGGACAAGAGCCCCACCAGACAAAGTAA